A segment of the Panicum hallii strain FIL2 chromosome 1, PHallii_v3.1, whole genome shotgun sequence genome:
TCTCGTGCTCAGCCCGCATATCGCAccagatgcatacactttcaacATATTTGTCCACGGGTGGTGCAGTGTGCGCAGGATCGATGAGGCAATGTGGACGATCGAGGAGATGGAGAACAAGGGGTTTACACCTACGGTCATCACATACACTGCTGTTCTTGAGGCTTACTGTAAGCAGCGCAAGTTCAGGAGGGTCTATGAACTCCTTGATTCGATGGGTTCTAAGGGTTGCCATCCCAATGTGATCACTTACACCATGATCATGACCTCATTGGCGAAATGTGAAAGGTTTGAAGAAGCTTTGGGTGTTTCTGATAGAATGAGATCCTCTGGATGTGAGCCTGATACCCTGTTCTACAACTCCCTGATCTACCTTCTCGGTCAAGCGGGTCATTTGTTCGAAGCTTCCCAAGTATTTCGTGTGGAGATGCCGAGGAATAGTGTGCCCCGTAACCTGGCCACTTATAACACCATGATATCAATTCTCTGCCAGTATGGGCGAGATGATGATGCTCTTGATGTGTTGAAAGAAATGGAGGCACAATCTTGTAAGCCTGATCTTCAGACATATCAGCCGCTTCTTAGGCTATTTTTGCGTAGGAGAGGGTGTGGTGATGCTGTTGACCACCTGTTGAGTCAGCTTGTGAAAAAGAGTGGTCTAGGTTTAGATCTTGATACATACACCCTTCTGATCCATGGTCTTTGTAGGGTCGGTGAAACTGACTGGGCTTATCGACTGTATGATGAGATGGTAGGTAGCGAAATTGTACCTAGGCGTAAAACGTGTGAGTTGCTTTTGAGTGAAACACAAAGACAAAACATGGAGGTGTATGTGGAAAGAATCCGGAATGATATAATTTCCTTTGGCCTTTGTCCATAAATTTGACAGCTCTTCCCTCTTTCATGTGATTGATTTGTTAATTGCTAACAACCAGTTAATACTATGGGACAATCTGTAACTTAGCATAGACTAGAAGTCAGGAAGCATCTTCAAACAACATAAGATTGGCCATCATCTACTATTTTACTGCAAGAATAAGTGCAAAATTATCTTTTACTTTTATCATGTTTTTATTTTATCGGCATATTACAGCAAGATTGAAATCCTCATTTGGCTACAGATGATAATCCTTGTACATAAACATGCAGCACATGGTATGCAAACATTTGGGGTTGGCTATTTTATGGATAGTAGTGAGGTTGGGATTCTGTGGCACCTAGTTGTATTGTCATATTATGCAATACGGTATGAATGTTGTACATGCCTGGATATTATCTCAAACTGTGCAGGCGCAAAAATATTCCCTGCATTGTACATATTGATTCACTTCTTGTGTATTCGAGAATAAGCTCTCAGTCAAATAGAAGCTCACCGACTCCAGCAGCTTGTACAGTTAAAAAGTACTGAAGTTTATTCATATACTGCTATGAAAAGTATAAGTGACATCAATATCCATGTCTGCTGCATATACCATTCTTGTTCTTGCTGTGGAAAGTATAAGTGACATTTGAGTACAACTTATCTTTCATTCAATATTGTTTACTACATCTGTGCAATATTTTTCACCTGTACTTCTCTCCTCGGACCAATGAAGGTTACATGGTATAAGCTTTTGTCAGAACATTTGTGTAAATTTGTGTGTAAATAAACATTCATGTTACAGAGTTGGAGTAGGTTAGATGCCTGCTTTTGATTAATTCATTGTGCCTGTTGTGTCAATCAGTGGCGTGTGGGTAGGCCTTCATCGTCCACCATGTAATTCTCCTATGATCTACGAAGAGTAAGATTGTGAAGACATATATCCTCCATCGTGGAGTAACCTCTGTCCACGGAATGGAAAATATCATTGCTCAGTGTAAAAACTACTCTATGATGGCAAACATGGTGATGCTGCATTCCTGTCACCTGTCAGATAGGTGATCTGTTTGTTTCTGTTGCATTGTGTGCGCTTGTTGGTTGTAACCATGTAACAGTGGACTATTTTCTATTTGGTAAACAGGGTTTCAAAGCTTGCAATGCAATGGCCGCTGCTTTTAATCAAAAGTGGAATGCCAGCGGACATTAGCTTGCAAAGCTGTCTGGTCTACACGGAATGGCAGTTCAGGCATCTTATCTGCCGGCTTCTTTGCAATGGAACTGGAAGCGGCCAATCTGACCGTATGAACTTGATCCGGCCAGTGGTTCCTCTGCTGAACGAAATGGTGCAAGAGTTCCAGTCACAGGGCCTCTCGCCAGTCCCCACTCCATGGCCAAACAAGCTAGCTACTCTGTATATGTTTCGAGGTTGCAGCCGACGCATGCATTGGGAGGGGGTGTCGCTATCGCTAGTGGCTGCGATAAGAGTCTGTCCCGGGTTATCCACGGTGCCTCCCCTGTCAGCAACGCGATGGGCCGGCCTGCGCCCACGGCGACGTGGTGGCGGGCTGGAGGCGACCGCGACCGCGACCATTGAGCGCGGGAGATCAACGGGGAGCGGGTGCCTTTGGGGCGGTTCGCGGCAGGAGCACGTGGCCGTGGCCCGCGCCGATGGGCTTCCGCCAGCTAGCTGCCTCCGAGACGCGGGCCAGGGGAAAGCTGTCGAGAGGGAGCCACACAGCTCCCTGACACCGTGATGCCTCTTGAGCTCCTCCTCCGTGCAACTATTCAGACAGAGCAAAGGCGCCCCCTGTCCGCTTCGCAGCTCCCTAGCCAATCCAAACAACCACTGGAATCTGCACCGCGTCAAATTAAAACGCCACGTGAGAGTCCTGGAAATCATTCGCAGATCACGCCGTGAAAACCATCCGCAGATGACGTGGTGGCCAGTTGGGTAGCGGGCAGGTGCGTGCATGTGGAGACGGATCATGGATCGATGCACGGCGATGGAGAGCAAATAAAGAGTCTGGTCGCGGGCGCACATGACGCGCTTTAAGTAACTCGCTCTCGCTGGGACATCGACGTCGCCCGAGCGGCGGCAACGCCTAGCTCGCGCTGTTCACGAATGGATGGGCATGAACTCAATCAGTCACGAACCATCTGGTGTCATTCATCCAAGCAGATCGAAGAGGGTTGCTTCGGATTCAAGCACTCGCGCCGACAGGATATTATACATGTGTGCAAAAAGATTCTGTTACTGTGCATCGCGTGTCCAGGAATGTTGCAGAGTTAACTGGCGAGGTTTATTAATGGTTGGTTTCCAGCTCAAGTTTGGTCAGATCTGGCTCTAAGAGAGATCATGGGCTTACCTGTCCAGCATCCAACCAGACTAGGGATGAAGAGAAGTTCGAAGGGGATTGATTGAACGGCCGAGCTGCAAGAGGTTACGCCATTTCATCAGCGGACTCAGCAGTGCAGCCGTCATGTGAAATCCGGCAGTGACAACTCGGTTGAACCAAACCAGCAGCACCGTACGCTACTCTACGTTCAGAAAAACATTGCATGTTGAGCTCGGTTGATTTGGTTCCAAAACATGTTTTGAATTTCGGTTAAAGGCTAAATGACCATCAAGTGTAAAATGAGGTTTGTATGACGCCAACACTAGCTCTGCAGAAACCATAAGCTGTATGCAGATTACGGAGTTGCAGACAAACGTTAGAATTCAGAGAACACCTTTCAGGGTCCAGAGTCCAGACCATCTGCATCCATCCATGCACGCGGGGGCAAGCATGCCCACCCAGCCAAATCTCCAAAGCTACCCGAAGAAAAAGCACCCACCCTACCACGCTTTTGCGTCATTGCCGACCCCAAACCAAACCTTCCTGTGCTCCTTCCATGTCCCAGCCGCTGCCcctttctctctcctctctctcgccCCCACTGGGCCTGATGATTCTGTTGCAAAGGCTGCACTGCCGAACCGCCATCAATGGCCGTGTTTCACCTTTCCTTCCCCGTGCCGTGCCCTCAGAAAAAGATTCCCCGGCGTCTCTCCACTGATGCAGGTTCATCATGCAGAAACCTCCAGCTATCCGTCTCGCTTTCTTTTCCAAAGTGGACCACTGGAGCCTGGCGCCCTGGCCGGCCTGTATCACTGACTTCCACTGTAATGCGTCTGGACCCTCCCTCAGCCTCTCTCTCTTTCATCCATAACGACATGGCACCTTTGCACCACGCTGCCCCTACTAGTACCTCTTGAACCACTTTGGTGGCCTAATCCGGTGGCGCCTGAGCTTTGCATTTGGAGTTGCAGGCACTGGCGCACTGCATCGTTTAGTTCTTGTTCCTGAGCAGTTGAGCTGCACACGCCAACTTCTTGTGCACAAGGTAATGTCTCGTCTTCAGCTTTCTCTGAGTGCCTGTTTTCTAATCTTTTAATCTCCATTCGCCTGAGTTCAATCCTACTGTTTACAAATGCTTGCATCTTACTATTTCAACCCAGCAGAGGAGCAATAAACAAGTCAGTCTTTTTGTCGTTTGATTTAGTCTCCTCACATGGTTCCTTGCTGATGCACACAttctcttctcctcctccgtcCACCTTGCTGCAGTTCTTGGCATTGCATTGCAGCTCATGCCATGTGAGTAGCTGACCAGAGCTCAGTCAGCCACTAGAAGCTGCACGCCACCAACGCTAGATCTCTCGAGATTCGGCGATGGAGCAGTCCTCCTGCTACTTCCCTCTGCGGTGGGAGAGCACCGGCGACCAGTGGTGGTACGCGTCGCCGATCGACTGGGCGGCGGCCGACGGCCACTACGACATCGTCCGCCAGCTGCTGCACCTCGACCCCAACCTGCTCATCAAGCTCACCTCCCTCCGCCGGATCCGCCGCCTCGAGGCGCTGTGGGACGACGACGCCCGCTTCGCCGACGCGGCCAGGCACCGCGCGTCCGTCGCGCGGAGCCTGCTGCTGGAGTGCGAGTGCAGGAACCACCGCCCCGCCGGCGGAGGCGAGAACACGCTGCTCCGGGCCGGGTACGGCGGGTGGGTGCTGTACACGGCGGCGTCGGCCGGGGACGTGGCGTTCGTGCAAGAGCTGCTGGACAGGGACCCGCTGCTCGTCTTCGGCGAGGGCGAGTACGGCGTCACGGACATGTTCTATGCTGCGGCGAGGGGCGGGAGCGCCGACGTGTTCAGGCTGCTGTTCGACCACGCCATGTCGCCGAGGTGCTCGACGAATTGCCGGGACGGGGAaggcggcgccgggcgcggtTCCGTGTTCCGGCTGGAGATGATGAGCCGGGCCGTCCATGCCGCGGCGAGAGGCGGGAGCGTGGAGATGCTGAGGGAGCTGCTCGAGGAGGGGCGCTCGGGCGTGTCCGTGTACCTCGACGTCCGTGGATCCACCGTGCTGCATGCTGCTGCTGGGAGAGGCCAGCTGCAGGTGAGGCATCTGCTTCGTTGCCATTGCTTGCAGACATCTTCTCCAGATGCTTTAGTTGTTCTTGCCTACTTTTTAGATCCACAAACGTCTTGATGTTGCTATGCAGCCGAACTTTATATCTGTTTCCTGCTGATATCCGTACAACTTTGTTCCCGTTTCTTGATGTTGCTATGCAACCATTCTTTGGCTCCTTTCAGTTGTCTGTAGCTGTGAATTGCAAAGTAGAAGTTTCTTCTTTCTGCGCCTCATCTTGTAAATATACCTTATGCAGGTTGTCAAGTACCTTCTGACCTCTTTCGACATAATCAATTCAACTGATAATCACGGGAACACAGCATTACATGTAGCAGCCTATCGAGGGCACCAACCTGTTGTCGAAGCATTGGTTGCTGCATCTCCATCAACTTTGTCAGCTGTCAACCATGCTGGTGATACATTTCTTCATTCAGCAGTTGCGGGATTTAGGACCCCAGGATTCCGACGGCTTGACCGCCAAATGGAGCTGATGAGATACCTCATAAGCGAAAGAAAAACAGATATGCAGAAGATCATCAACTTGAAAAACGACGCGGGCCTTACTGCCCTACACCTGGCTGTGGTTGGCTGCGCACACCCAGACCTCGTCGAGCTCTTGATGACCACCCCATCGATCGACCTCAATGCTGAAGACGCTAATGGCATGACTGCGTTGGCATTGCTGAAGCAGCAGCTGCGTTCAGCGACATCTGACCGCCTCATCAAGCAGATAGTCTCTGCCGGAGGAGTCTTGAATTCCAGCATTCTGAGAACCCGGTCAGCCATTGCATCCCAGATTAAGATGCAAGGGGGAATTGCAAGCAGTCCCGGTACCACCTTCAAGGTATCAGATGCAGAGATCTTCTTGTTCTCGGGTATTGGAGCTGCAGAGTCACAAAGGCCAAGCTCGTGCTCCAGCAATGGCAAGGATGACCCTGCTCAGGCAGATGCAAACGGCGCAGAAAACCATGGATCAACAGAGAAGAGACTGAGCTCCGCGAGCCGTGCCAAGGACCGTCTCAAGATGATGCTGAAATGGCCTCGGAACAAGGAGAAGATGTCCAAGGCGCTGAAGAAATCAGAGGACAGCAGCCCGCTGGACTCCATCAAGAAGCTGGGCGAGCACGGCGTCGAGACCCCCGCGCCCCTGAGGCAGAAGTTCACCAAGACGACGGCGCTCAACGGCAAGCGGACTCTGGCGGTGAAGAGCTCCACCCCGGGCTCCTCGGCCACCAAGAAGAAGCTCAACACGAAGCTGATCCACGGTATCATGGAGGCGATGCCGCAGCTGGCGCCGCCACCCGCACGGACCCGGTCCCCGAGCGACACCTTCCCGAGGTCGTCTATGTCGTCCACCCCGACGCCGCTGGCGAAGCTGAAGGACATCTGCCTGGACGACGACGAGATCGCCGTGGTGGCGCCGCCCGTCGGCAGGCTGAAGGACATCGTCCTGGACAGCGACGACACCACGGAGGACCCGTCGTGCTCCAACTCGTCCATGGACGACGGCTGCGGCGGCACGGCAGAGAGCGCGGCCCGGAAGCAGCACGGGTGCGGCAACGGGAGGCTGATCAACATCTGCTTCGGCGCGCAGGGCCTCACCGTGGAGGACACGGTGAGCGGGCAGCCGACGAGCAAGATGTTCAAGCAGCAATGCCTCAGGGTGTCATGATTGGTTGGTTCTTCCTTGAGCTCCAATAGCGTGCGTGTGAATCGTGTGATTGGATTGACATCTCTAGAGTGTACCAAGGCGTGTTTGGTTTCTGTTTGTGCTGCCTTGCATTACTACTGGTGATAATGTAAATTTGTGATGAAGTAATGCATTCGCAGCTGGTTTCTAGTTCAGAGACGTCCTTGATCAAAACTCGTCTGGTTTTGCAAGGACGGAAAATATCAAGCAGGCAATGCGATTTCCACGACGAACAGATCTCACCGACCACGACGAATTGCGAAAAACGTAATTATAGAAAATTATAAAAAGAGCTGGACGTGCATCTCAAAAGCAACTTTTTCCTGTAAatgataagcaagagcagttCCTTTCGCCCATGCCCAACAAACTATTGCTTCCTTCACTACATCAAAATTAAGATTTACAGCCGGAAGCAACTACACAATCTAAAACAAGAAAAATAAGGGGAAAAACAGAAGATGAGAACTGCTGTAAGCCGCTGAGCAAACCCGCTTGAAATAGAGGAGTTGCAGCAAACAATGAGCCATTTGAACTTCACCAGTTCGGCGTCATTTGAGTATCATGTCACCATCTTTCATGGTGGCGTGAAAAAAATACCTTCCTCTGCACATAAATATGTTCATTTggagctgtccacggtgacctcGACCTGCAGCAAGCCTTCCTGAAGCACATGATCTCTCGTTTTTACAATTGTTCAAGGTGATTTCCTCCAGGTTGGCATCAGCAGCAACAAAATTGACGGCTTTCACTGCACCAGTTTGGAAGCAATTGAGCATCCACCGCGTGCAGATGTCCAGACATCACCAGGCAAACATTGGCTGCGAGCTTTGTTGGATAAATAGGTTGGCACCAGCCTCTAGCCCATGACAGGGCATGGCAGCCAACACAGAACCATCAATTGATCTCTCCTTCCTCTGCTTCTTTAACGCCGGGATCACTGCTCGGCTCTTCATCATCGTCCTCATCATCTACCTTCATGAAAAGTCCAAGTTGTTCCAACGGATTGACAGATCCTGGATGAAAACCAGGCATGCCATCCTGGGAGCGCTCTGGACTAGTCTCATCAACAGAGCTCACAATATGTTCTGCTGTGGCTGTTCCGAGCATTTCCAAATCCTTGAGATGGAGGTTATCATTGATTTCTACAGTTCTCTCCATCTGCATGTAGGATTTATAGTCTTAGCAACACAACAAAATGAGAAAGCGCTACTGCTTGCAGATGAGGTTTACACTTACCTCCTGTAGGGCCTGACGAGCCTTCTCCCTCTCAAAATCACGTTTACGCTTAGTTTCAGCTTCGGCTTCAGCTCTTCGAGCCTCCATGGCTGCGTTGCCTTCAGCCAATAGCCGTGCTTTCTCTGCATCCACAAATAAAAAATAGAACATACTTGTTAGAGAAAGAGAAACTAGATagagagcagcagcagcaagtcaGGTCAGTACGCCTTTTACCTTCCTTCTGGAGCTTTTCCAGTTCCTCCTGTTTGTCTCCACCCTGAACTCAACATATCAATTCAGGTCAGGAATGAGTCACACTATGACATCATAGAATCAGTAAAGGAAGATGCTAAATGAGCAAGGTCCTATACCTGGCTGAGAATGCCACGAGCTTTGACAATCACATCAGCATACCGGCTCCTCAAAAGGGCTGCTCGCAAAAGCCTGTCCGGTGAGACTTGTGTATCGGGTTTTGAGTTTTCCCCTAAACGTTTCATCGGGAAAGGATCAGATGATCCGATCATCTTAGTGCACTGAGACAGCTGGTCTCATATGTACCGGCCTACAAATTCATGCTTACCCTCTGGTGCAGGCTTTGATTCACTATCCTCTTCACGGTGTCCCACAGTATCCGCAGGACCTGTGGTTTAATGATGATCCGTTAGCCCACAATTTGAAACAATTCAAACATAGCTTGCAACAGGATAGCTCAGGGGAAGGAAGCCATACGGTTGGCATCAGCTGGACTAATAACATCACTCTTTTCTTGCTCCACCAGCTGGTCGGGTTTCTTAGTACCCTAAAATTAAGGGGGGAAACGATCATTTCAGTACAGATAAGCCAACTAAATTGGACGGATATCCACATCTTGCACAAGAAAACCACATCAGAATATAAAGGTCGAAGGTGACCAGAATGCCAAAGAACCCAAACATCAACAGATTGCCGATACAACTTTGCAGAATAGGCCATTATCTGGCACGGTCTTAATGCAAAAGTTAAGCTATAGATCATAAGAACAAAGGTATTTGTTAGAGACACGGATATTGCTGTCAGCAAATGGAGCAGCAAGAAACAGGAGACTGTCAATCAAAAGCCCGGCAATCATGGAGGGAAGGAGTCAACATCAGAGAAGATAGACAGGTAATGGATGACATGCTTTCAGGATGGAAGAAGGTTCATGACTATATGACATGTTTGCACACTAGTCCATACTCCATCCAGACACAAATAAGTGATGTCTTGGTCATCGATACGATCTCCAAAACACAGATTCGTTAACACTTTGTTACGAACTATTTATAGACATTGCAAAAATACACTTTAATGAAACCACATTTCCAGACATCTATTCATACTCACATTTCCAGACATTTATTCATAGTCCATATGTTTCAAATATAAATGTCTAGGATAAGCTACATAgttaaaaaaaattaattaaATAGTTTCTCCAAACTCAACACATAATCATTTTCAAATATCCAAACTCAACACACAAAATGTAACCAAAAGTTAAATTGTTTATCAACCCCAAAACATAACTCATTTGTGAATGCAAGGAGTAATATTTTAGACTACTACTAAGCACTCAAACAAACCATTCACTAATAAAATTTAAAGGTCCAAATTTTTTCTCAAGCACCGAATAGTAAATCACCCAAGTACCTTCACAATCTTTGCTGGGCTGCCCACTTTTTCTGATTCGCTTTCAGAGTCACTGCCTGAGTCTGAATCTGCATTACCAACACCATTGTAAACATCTCTGACTTTTTGTTATATCAAAACAGGAGAAGTTTCAAGAAAGATTATACGATGATTGTTCTGGATAATGCACAAACAATCAATAGTTTGCGGGAGCTTACTATTTACTAAGAGGTTAGTCAGCTAAAAATTAGTGGGATAAGGGAAATGCAGCATGGTCTCGTGCACCAATTTATTTGAATCAAAGCAGCCAAATTCAAAATTCTTCGAAGCCTGCTAAACAATTACGAAAAGGGGTAATCACAATATCCACGACATTTATTAAGTGGCATTTGCGCTCTTCTACTTTTAGTTACTCGCCAAATTTGCAACTCACTGCCAAGGGTTTTTAACTACCATGGAAATATCATGTTGACACAATGTTCATTTCAAAAATAGAAGTACGCGAAGAGATAGTAACGATGTTTTCAAAGAATTTACACATAGAGTTGGGAAGAAAAGCAGCATTTTCTTTACACAGGAATGTCTATAATAATAGAAACAAATGCAGATAAACACCGTGAGACACAGACCGCTAGAAGATGATCC
Coding sequences within it:
- the LOC112880040 gene encoding uncharacterized protein LOC112880040; its protein translation is MEQSSCYFPLRWESTGDQWWYASPIDWAAADGHYDIVRQLLHLDPNLLIKLTSLRRIRRLEALWDDDARFADAARHRASVARSLLLECECRNHRPAGGGENTLLRAGYGGWVLYTAASAGDVAFVQELLDRDPLLVFGEGEYGVTDMFYAAARGGSADVFRLLFDHAMSPRCSTNCRDGEGGAGRGSVFRLEMMSRAVHAAARGGSVEMLRELLEEGRSGVSVYLDVRGSTVLHAAAGRGQLQVVKYLLTSFDIINSTDNHGNTALHVAAYRGHQPVVEALVAASPSTLSAVNHAGDTFLHSAVAGFRTPGFRRLDRQMELMRYLISERKTDMQKIINLKNDAGLTALHLAVVGCAHPDLVELLMTTPSIDLNAEDANGMTALALLKQQLRSATSDRLIKQIVSAGGVLNSSILRTRSAIASQIKMQGGIASSPGTTFKVSDAEIFLFSGIGAAESQRPSSCSSNGKDDPAQADANGAENHGSTEKRLSSASRAKDRLKMMLKWPRNKEKMSKALKKSEDSSPLDSIKKLGEHGVETPAPLRQKFTKTTALNGKRTLAVKSSTPGSSATKKKLNTKLIHGIMEAMPQLAPPPARTRSPSDTFPRSSMSSTPTPLAKLKDICLDDDEIAVVAPPVGRLKDIVLDSDDTTEDPSCSNSSMDDGCGGTAESAARKQHGCGNGRLINICFGAQGLTVEDTVSGQPTSKMFKQQCLRVS
- the LOC112900445 gene encoding pentatricopeptide repeat-containing protein At3g04130, mitochondrial-like, with product MALRGLRRLRGCCDAGRTLLPLPLRRSSSSTRPNEDSSATALTAEEEAAFERIKRSLFKARKGSVEDLVGSLGAECSGIRLTSGVADRLLRRFGDDWKSALGFFQWAQSRGDGYAHTPYACNRVVDLLGKMRQIDRMWDLLSELHCRGLVTVDTVAKSIRRLAAARRWKDAIVLFDQLEDMGLERNTETMNLLLDALCKEKKVELAREVFLVLSPHIAPDAYTFNIFVHGWCSVRRIDEAMWTIEEMENKGFTPTVITYTAVLEAYCKQRKFRRVYELLDSMGSKGCHPNVITYTMIMTSLAKCERFEEALGVSDRMRSSGCEPDTLFYNSLIYLLGQAGHLFEASQVFRVEMPRNSVPRNLATYNTMISILCQYGRDDDALDVLKEMEAQSCKPDLQTYQPLLRLFLRRRGCGDAVDHLLSQLVKKSGLGLDLDTYTLLIHGLCRVGETDWAYRLYDEMVGSEIVPRRKTCELLLSETQRQNMEVYVERIRNDIISFGLCP